In Parafrankia irregularis, one genomic interval encodes:
- a CDS encoding lysylphosphatidylglycerol synthase transmembrane domain-containing protein gives MNADNTAAAPRVVGPTLPRHRRAGERATGTPRAAAVPDERPVPGRARQAQAGHPPREDELSAPAGRGSGTGPSRPGASVPAVFGGVDATGAAAIALDLGRVRPRFGLRRTRVRVLVAAAILAIVSIMATRFREDVVGSLTAVPAPRWHWLAVCLVATAAFYVAHGVSVRAASGLRMGLGIATASQLAAAAANRVVPAGLGAIAIHLRFFERRGMNRPAALATVASLKGAAFLVHLAGLALVAGTLRSSGVGEAVTAPVRMTVNGIGTGPFMAGVAVVGVGVGSAVAHPRVRCRARPAMRVFREHLGSLAHSPGRTAVLVTGTAGTKLAQVVGMASAVWAFEGELDLATITAVYLVGSAVAGAAPTAGNVGAIEPALVIGLTASGGAGPAMVAAVLVYRLISYWLPIIPGVTALAVMRRRGDL, from the coding sequence ATGAACGCCGACAACACGGCGGCCGCGCCGCGCGTTGTCGGGCCGACGCTGCCCCGCCACAGGCGGGCCGGTGAGCGCGCAACGGGCACGCCTCGTGCCGCAGCCGTACCGGACGAGCGTCCGGTACCGGGCCGCGCCCGCCAGGCGCAGGCCGGCCACCCGCCCCGGGAGGATGAGCTTTCCGCACCGGCCGGCCGAGGCTCCGGCACCGGGCCCTCGCGGCCCGGTGCTTCGGTTCCCGCCGTCTTCGGCGGTGTCGACGCCACCGGCGCCGCCGCGATCGCTCTCGACCTCGGCCGGGTGCGGCCCAGGTTCGGCCTGCGCCGCACCCGGGTACGGGTTCTGGTCGCGGCCGCGATCCTCGCGATCGTCTCGATCATGGCGACCAGATTCCGCGAGGATGTCGTCGGCAGCCTCACCGCCGTCCCCGCCCCTCGCTGGCACTGGCTCGCGGTCTGCCTGGTCGCCACTGCCGCCTTCTACGTGGCGCACGGGGTGAGTGTGCGGGCGGCCAGCGGGCTGCGGATGGGGCTCGGCATCGCCACCGCGTCCCAGCTGGCCGCCGCCGCGGCGAACCGGGTGGTGCCGGCGGGGCTCGGCGCCATCGCCATCCATCTGCGTTTTTTCGAGCGACGTGGGATGAATCGACCCGCGGCCCTCGCCACGGTGGCCTCGCTCAAGGGCGCCGCCTTCCTCGTCCATCTGGCGGGCCTCGCGCTCGTCGCCGGAACCCTGCGCAGCTCAGGCGTCGGCGAGGCGGTGACGGCTCCCGTCCGGATGACGGTGAACGGAATCGGCACCGGCCCCTTCATGGCCGGCGTCGCCGTGGTGGGCGTGGGTGTGGGCTCCGCTGTCGCCCATCCACGAGTACGGTGCCGCGCACGGCCCGCCATGCGGGTCTTCCGCGAGCACCTCGGATCGCTGGCCCACTCACCCGGGCGAACCGCCGTGCTCGTGACCGGCACCGCCGGGACGAAACTCGCCCAGGTCGTCGGCATGGCAAGCGCGGTCTGGGCCTTCGAGGGCGAGCTGGACCTCGCCACGATCACCGCCGTGTACCTGGTCGGTTCCGCCGTCGCCGGCGCGGCTCCGACCGCGGGCAACGTCGGCGCCATCGAGCCGGCCCTGGTCATCGGCCTGACCGCCTCCGGCGGCGCCGGCCCGGCGATGGTGGCCGCGGTGCTGGTGTATCGCCTGATCAGCTACTGGCTCCCGATCATTCCGGGCGTGACCGCGCTGGCAGTGATGCGCCGTCGCGGAGACCTCTAG
- a CDS encoding histidine phosphatase family protein, which translates to MPGVLTLIRHGETEWSRSGRHTGRTDIALTADGERQATALRSFLAGRRFVLVATSPRLRATRTADLAGLLATEPCVADRAVWPDLAEWDYGDLEGLTTPAIRRDRPGWSVFTGEVPGGETVEQIGRRADLVLATVRPWLERGDVALVGHSHMFRVLIARWLRLPPTAGACFVIVPAAVSELGFERDTPVLRQLNLSAEGSTRI; encoded by the coding sequence GTGCCCGGCGTCCTGACGCTGATCCGTCACGGCGAGACCGAGTGGAGCCGGTCCGGTCGCCACACCGGACGAACCGACATCGCCCTGACCGCTGACGGGGAGCGGCAGGCGACGGCGCTGCGGAGCTTCCTGGCGGGGCGGCGGTTCGTGCTGGTGGCCACCAGCCCCCGGCTGCGTGCGACCCGCACCGCGGACCTGGCGGGGCTCCTGGCCACCGAACCATGTGTCGCGGACCGCGCCGTGTGGCCGGATCTCGCCGAGTGGGACTACGGGGACCTCGAAGGCCTGACGACGCCGGCCATCCGCCGGGACCGTCCGGGCTGGTCGGTGTTCACCGGTGAGGTGCCTGGGGGAGAGACCGTCGAACAGATCGGGCGGCGTGCCGATCTGGTGCTCGCCACGGTGCGGCCCTGGCTGGAGCGCGGCGATGTCGCCTTGGTGGGGCACAGCCACATGTTCCGCGTGCTGATCGCCAGATGGCTTCGGCTGCCGCCGACCGCGGGTGCCTGTTTTGTGATCGTGCCCGCCGCCGTGTCGGAGCTCGGCTTCGAGCGAGACACGCCTGTGCTGCGCCAGCTCAACCTGTCCGCGGAGGGCTCCACCCGGATCTGA
- a CDS encoding DUF3618 domain-containing protein, producing MPQDPAVIQRQIEQTRAELAETVDAIAEIVSPRRVAERANEQIRVKVGELRERIVPAGSSPRPAALPGGRAGHQDAEGGLAAAGSSGTSGKGVPTEIVRTVRWERVALASAVFLLAVGARRRRRRR from the coding sequence GTGCCGCAGGATCCGGCCGTCATCCAGCGTCAGATCGAACAGACCCGCGCCGAGCTGGCCGAGACCGTCGACGCTATCGCGGAGATCGTCAGCCCCAGGCGGGTGGCGGAGCGCGCGAACGAACAGATCCGTGTGAAGGTCGGCGAGCTTCGCGAGCGCATTGTTCCGGCCGGGTCGTCGCCACGGCCCGCGGCACTGCCGGGCGGTCGGGCAGGGCATCAGGACGCCGAAGGCGGGCTGGCGGCTGCGGGCAGCTCCGGCACATCCGGCAAGGGCGTGCCGACTGAGATCGTGCGCACGGTCCGTTGGGAGAGGGTCGCGCTGGCGTCGGCGGTGTTCCTGCTGGCCGTGGGAGCCCGGCGGCGGCGCCGGAGGCGGTGA
- a CDS encoding ATP-binding protein, producing the protein MAEALTAGFDLHADPRAAGRARALVADLLAAWGCSSASDVAKLLVSEVVTNAVRFVGAREVLRLTVECGSGLIRVSVSDGSPLRPVLRAAQDDDESGRGMQLVSALAERWGVVDDPPSIGCGKQVWFELAASDSAAIACHVH; encoded by the coding sequence GTGGCCGAAGCGCTGACCGCAGGCTTCGACCTGCACGCTGATCCACGGGCGGCTGGGCGGGCCCGTGCGCTGGTCGCCGATCTTCTCGCGGCGTGGGGTTGCTCGAGCGCCTCTGACGTCGCGAAGCTGCTGGTCAGCGAGGTTGTCACCAACGCCGTACGGTTCGTCGGGGCCCGTGAGGTGCTCCGGCTCACCGTCGAGTGCGGCTCCGGCCTCATCAGGGTCTCCGTGAGCGACGGCAGCCCGCTCCGACCGGTGCTCAGAGCCGCCCAGGATGACGACGAGTCCGGCCGCGGCATGCAGCTCGTGAGCGCCCTCGCGGAGCGGTGGGGCGTCGTCGACGACCCGCCGTCGATCGGTTGCGGCAAGCAGGTGTGGTTCGAGCTGGCGGCGAGCGACTCGGCCGCGATCGCCTGTCACGTGCACTGA
- a CDS encoding tellurite resistance TerB family protein: MPLQTQVVVDIALLVELDDGLVVRASDDGTLRFPGCVPGPGESALAAAGRMLRAVLPEQAPARPAAARPPLSTPADTADAAEAGDVSGILRFAGCVEHTDHLSPEHRRKVLTVLYAVTPDPAHYRDQDDLLPDLFLLRPHEIESQATLATVQPTAVGRAALVWWSEQWASWRGHAVEDAEPWWTMLRKSVRTLRAQLTARSDVLQGEAFRDAAVAICALVAVADGRVDPAERDAMIQSIHSEPVLAAYPRAELEQIFDQHVARLRLDLAEGRRVALNEIGKVRGDSTRSWAVLHFGAVVGRADGFFDPDERRVVQEAAEVLGLSAGRLAVQAVEE; encoded by the coding sequence ATGCCGCTGCAGACGCAAGTCGTCGTGGACATCGCTTTGCTCGTCGAACTCGACGACGGACTTGTGGTCCGTGCGTCCGATGACGGCACGCTCCGCTTCCCGGGATGCGTTCCGGGCCCGGGAGAGTCGGCGCTGGCCGCCGCCGGCCGAATGTTGCGTGCAGTGCTGCCGGAGCAGGCCCCGGCCCGGCCAGCCGCGGCCAGACCACCGCTCTCCACGCCGGCCGACACCGCCGACGCGGCGGAAGCGGGGGACGTGTCCGGCATCCTGCGGTTCGCGGGCTGCGTCGAGCACACCGATCACCTCAGCCCGGAGCATCGCCGCAAGGTCCTGACGGTGCTCTACGCCGTCACTCCCGACCCGGCGCACTACCGCGACCAGGATGATCTTCTTCCGGACCTGTTCCTGCTTCGGCCGCACGAGATCGAGTCCCAGGCCACCCTCGCGACGGTCCAGCCGACCGCGGTCGGGCGCGCGGCACTGGTCTGGTGGTCCGAGCAGTGGGCCTCCTGGCGTGGCCACGCCGTCGAGGACGCGGAGCCGTGGTGGACGATGCTGCGCAAGTCGGTGCGCACCCTGCGCGCTCAGCTCACAGCCCGCAGTGATGTCCTGCAGGGCGAGGCCTTCCGCGACGCCGCGGTGGCCATCTGCGCACTGGTCGCGGTCGCGGACGGCCGGGTGGACCCGGCGGAGCGCGACGCGATGATCCAGTCCATCCACAGCGAGCCTGTGCTTGCCGCCTACCCTCGCGCCGAGCTGGAACAGATTTTCGACCAACATGTGGCGCGGCTGCGCCTCGATCTCGCGGAAGGCCGCCGAGTGGCACTGAACGAGATCGGCAAGGTGCGCGGTGATTCCACCCGCTCGTGGGCGGTGCTCCACTTCGGGGCTGTCGTCGGCCGCGCCGACGGCTTCTTCGACCCGGACGAACGCCGGGTCGTCCAGGAGGCCGCAGAGGTGCTGGGCCTGAGCGCAGGCCGGCTCGCCGTCCAGGCGGTCGAGGAATGA
- a CDS encoding GroES family chaperonin, translating into MSVVSGDVDGVGGAVGIDATSGSLPIRLLHDRVLVRPREDSADRRSKAGIVIPATAQMGKRLAWADVVAIGTVVRTIQVGDRVLYDPEDRAEVELHSTTYILMRERDVHAVAAERLDDGLTGLYL; encoded by the coding sequence GTGAGCGTAGTTTCCGGCGATGTCGACGGTGTCGGGGGTGCGGTCGGCATCGACGCGACGAGTGGATCCCTGCCGATCCGGCTGCTGCACGACCGTGTGTTGGTGCGGCCCCGGGAGGATTCCGCGGACCGGCGTTCGAAGGCGGGCATCGTCATCCCCGCGACCGCGCAGATGGGCAAGCGGCTGGCGTGGGCCGACGTGGTCGCGATCGGCACGGTCGTGCGCACGATCCAGGTCGGTGACCGGGTGCTTTACGACCCCGAGGACCGGGCCGAGGTGGAGCTGCACTCCACGACCTACATCCTGATGCGAGAACGGGACGTCCACGCGGTCGCCGCGGAACGCCTCGATGACGGATTGACCGGCCTCTACCTCTGA
- a CDS encoding DUF6458 family protein — protein MTTGFSIFLLAAGAILRFALSYRLNGVDLHALGSIIMATGAATLFVCFIRDLRTARRRRPAPVARTLPLGTLIPPEDGTAEWNWPAAESARSADPGGPGFRLADDGTSSWHTPRPGIPRPWEDTGHPGYAADACPGDGAGDWPEGGSTSDSWSHQR, from the coding sequence GTGACGACCGGATTCTCGATCTTCCTGCTCGCCGCCGGGGCGATCCTGCGCTTCGCGTTGTCCTACCGGTTGAACGGCGTCGACCTGCATGCGCTCGGATCGATCATCATGGCCACCGGCGCCGCCACCCTGTTCGTCTGCTTCATCCGGGACCTGCGCACGGCTCGCCGTCGAAGGCCGGCCCCGGTCGCGCGGACGCTGCCCCTGGGCACACTGATTCCCCCGGAAGATGGCACCGCCGAGTGGAACTGGCCCGCCGCCGAATCCGCGCGGAGCGCCGATCCCGGTGGTCCCGGATTTCGTCTCGCCGACGATGGCACGTCCTCCTGGCACACCCCCCGTCCGGGGATCCCCCGGCCCTGGGAGGACACCGGCCACCCCGGCTACGCCGCCGACGCCTGCCCAGGGGACGGCGCCGGCGACTGGCCCGAAGGTGGTAGCACCTCCGACTCGTGGTCGCACCAGCGTTGA
- a CDS encoding LuxR C-terminal-related transcriptional regulator, producing MVEAWETEVRPGGPVAAGPGRAAVDVDSAAVDADAAAPRPPLTPAGGGLPALGARVFPPRPAVPLVSRPRLLERLDLAVEGPLTAVCAPAGTGKTVLLADWARSGRSPHPVVWLRVDPVIGRRHSSMPAGRAPVPPVSPVSLWSQILRGLRRDAALPCPERLERLEAESAGMNPEWFQRELVNQLAQLPVPAVLILDDAHLVHEPADIAGLELLVGEGAGHLRLVLAGRQPVLRVHRLRAEGTVTEIGAADLAFTRDETAALLAAHGLRVSEPAIAALWKRTEGWAVGLRLAAARAVDAADAVAGEAYAVASGAAAGAVAGDGGMVAGAGAVGVVGVAVAEDPGQGTLPSGRPLLPPELDPARGPRAAIADYLQAEVLADYAEPVRRFLLRTSVLERLTGPLAAAVAAIDARSAPAGVPEYRDAGAPAPGGTAVAAAAPTPGPASTWRGAVHLLREFARTGGFLVPLEPAAPSPVAAAEARSSAGLAWDWYRYNRMFALMLHGLLLRDPDEDPRELNLRAALWFAANDSTSDAARHALRAGDWWYLACLLVDGSALVDILFGGEPDLSELVAEVPAGASGLSPECDLVLAVAHLRSGRLEAGAASLSSARAGLPVSPARRDVSRRRTLVERIDVVELYRAELAGEPTEMIAAARRLLRAGASGAGGGSQTQLTTAAEQAAPAGAVPGKVGNPGSPGSPGGPQADVNGPRAEPRRSPPRPARRMDEGVRAVALCARGRGELWLGRLSVAASVLHEGAATARRAGLVGVETSCLGALALQYALRGRLRQAESQLLLVVTRVEGAAAGRDTPASTAASAQQTVPGLPEAHLAAAMVHLQRVNLVEAERSLAAARRAITPACPGFLVEIATVCETRLRLLHGSADEVRAARRMLAATGSGPTPPLGAAARRAAEADLLVATGAPEAARRSLLRAGDRTATDPQVLLSLARSALACADVPSAEEVLAPLLRADDGGAGLVAACVLGAVAAARRDDHARAGGLLARAVALAVDEGMVAPFVEAGDELLGLMTAHPELTDSHPEFVAALDRSAASRGTPSARIPGLRAAERRRAPRLPVPGLPASRMPAARHAQAREAAGGGTVGPPELEPPRSAAAGSVLEGATGATGVEGVAGAANGAGPGWPRQGTRGVTGRSGQAGRGTAIGGDGEVGRGGEAGHVGETGQWGPAGVAGPVEVVVPAPTRPLADPASRGASAYWNDDRVSSPAATAAAGGLRNPAAFQGAAGVPNRVGSVPVGPDTADTDNGAGGPGRDPRRAARVGSVGSADLLSERELAVLSYLPTMLTTAEIAAEMFVSVNTVKTHLKSIYRKLDVARRRDAVHRARALHLL from the coding sequence ATGGTCGAGGCGTGGGAGACGGAGGTCCGTCCGGGTGGTCCGGTGGCTGCCGGTCCCGGACGTGCCGCCGTTGATGTGGACAGTGCCGCCGTCGATGCGGACGCGGCGGCGCCGAGGCCGCCGCTGACTCCTGCGGGCGGGGGACTGCCCGCGCTCGGCGCCCGCGTGTTCCCACCTCGGCCGGCTGTCCCGCTCGTGTCCAGGCCCAGGCTGCTGGAACGCCTTGACCTGGCGGTCGAGGGCCCACTGACCGCCGTGTGCGCTCCTGCCGGCACCGGCAAGACGGTGCTGCTGGCCGACTGGGCCCGGTCGGGCCGCTCACCGCACCCCGTCGTGTGGCTGCGCGTCGACCCTGTCATCGGACGTCGTCACTCCTCCATGCCCGCCGGCCGGGCACCGGTGCCACCCGTGTCACCCGTGTCGCTGTGGTCGCAGATCCTTCGCGGACTGCGCCGTGACGCGGCGTTGCCGTGCCCGGAGCGGCTCGAACGCCTGGAAGCCGAATCCGCCGGGATGAACCCCGAGTGGTTCCAGCGGGAGCTGGTCAACCAGCTCGCCCAGCTCCCGGTGCCGGCCGTGCTGATCCTCGACGACGCCCATCTGGTTCACGAACCGGCGGACATCGCCGGGCTCGAACTCCTGGTGGGCGAGGGCGCGGGGCACCTGCGCCTGGTTCTCGCCGGGCGTCAGCCGGTCCTGCGCGTCCACCGCCTGCGCGCCGAGGGCACCGTCACCGAGATCGGTGCGGCGGACCTCGCCTTCACCAGGGACGAGACGGCGGCGTTGCTCGCCGCCCACGGCCTGCGGGTCAGCGAGCCCGCCATCGCGGCCCTGTGGAAGCGGACCGAAGGCTGGGCGGTGGGCCTGCGGCTCGCCGCGGCCCGCGCTGTCGACGCTGCTGATGCTGTGGCCGGTGAGGCCTATGCTGTCGCCAGCGGTGCCGCGGCCGGTGCCGTGGCCGGTGACGGCGGCATGGTGGCTGGTGCCGGCGCGGTCGGCGTGGTCGGCGTGGCCGTCGCGGAAGACCCCGGCCAGGGCACGTTGCCATCCGGCAGGCCGCTGCTGCCGCCGGAGCTTGATCCGGCCCGCGGGCCGCGGGCTGCCATCGCTGACTACCTGCAGGCCGAGGTCCTGGCGGACTACGCGGAGCCAGTTCGTCGCTTCCTGCTCCGGACCAGCGTGTTGGAACGGCTCACCGGCCCGCTCGCCGCGGCCGTCGCCGCCATCGACGCCCGGAGCGCTCCGGCGGGTGTGCCGGAGTACCGGGACGCGGGCGCGCCGGCACCCGGCGGTACCGCCGTCGCGGCGGCTGCCCCGACGCCGGGGCCGGCGTCGACGTGGCGGGGTGCGGTCCACCTGCTGCGTGAGTTCGCCCGTACCGGCGGATTCCTCGTACCGCTGGAGCCTGCCGCGCCGTCGCCGGTCGCCGCGGCGGAGGCGAGGTCATCCGCAGGCCTGGCCTGGGACTGGTACCGCTACAACCGGATGTTCGCGCTGATGCTGCACGGGTTGCTGCTGCGCGACCCGGACGAGGACCCGCGTGAGCTCAACCTGCGTGCGGCCCTGTGGTTCGCGGCCAACGACAGCACCTCCGACGCGGCCCGCCATGCGCTGCGCGCCGGTGACTGGTGGTATCTGGCCTGTCTGCTCGTCGACGGTTCGGCGCTGGTGGACATCCTGTTCGGGGGCGAGCCCGACCTGAGCGAGCTGGTGGCCGAGGTGCCGGCGGGGGCGTCCGGGCTGTCGCCCGAATGCGACCTGGTGCTGGCGGTCGCCCACCTGCGCTCGGGTCGGCTGGAGGCGGGTGCCGCGAGCCTGTCGTCAGCCCGCGCGGGGCTGCCGGTGAGCCCGGCGCGCCGTGACGTGTCTCGCCGTAGGACGTTGGTCGAACGCATCGACGTCGTGGAGCTGTATCGGGCCGAGCTGGCCGGAGAGCCCACGGAAATGATCGCGGCGGCCCGGAGGTTGCTGCGTGCCGGCGCGTCCGGGGCTGGGGGCGGGTCGCAGACGCAGCTGACCACGGCAGCTGAGCAGGCTGCGCCGGCCGGCGCGGTGCCGGGAAAGGTGGGCAATCCGGGTAGTCCGGGTAGTCCGGGCGGTCCTCAGGCCGACGTGAACGGTCCGCGGGCCGAGCCGCGCAGGAGCCCGCCCCGGCCGGCCCGCCGGATGGACGAGGGTGTCCGGGCCGTTGCTCTGTGCGCCCGTGGTCGGGGTGAGCTGTGGCTCGGCCGGCTCTCGGTGGCCGCCAGCGTGCTGCACGAGGGCGCCGCGACCGCCCGCCGGGCGGGGCTTGTCGGGGTGGAGACGTCCTGCCTGGGGGCGTTGGCGCTGCAGTACGCGCTGCGCGGCCGGCTGCGGCAGGCCGAGAGCCAGCTACTTCTGGTGGTCACTCGGGTGGAAGGCGCCGCCGCGGGCCGGGACACGCCCGCCTCCACGGCCGCCTCGGCGCAGCAGACCGTTCCCGGTCTGCCCGAGGCCCACCTCGCCGCCGCGATGGTGCATCTGCAGCGCGTCAACCTGGTCGAGGCCGAGCGCAGCCTCGCCGCGGCACGCAGGGCGATCACGCCTGCGTGCCCCGGGTTCCTCGTCGAGATCGCAACAGTGTGCGAAACCCGGCTGCGACTCCTGCACGGATCAGCCGACGAGGTGCGCGCGGCGCGGCGCATGCTCGCCGCTACCGGCTCCGGCCCCACCCCGCCGCTGGGCGCGGCCGCGCGCCGGGCGGCGGAGGCGGACCTGCTCGTCGCGACCGGCGCCCCGGAGGCGGCACGTCGTTCACTGCTGCGTGCCGGTGACCGCACGGCGACCGACCCGCAGGTCCTGCTCTCCCTCGCGCGTTCGGCCCTGGCCTGTGCTGACGTGCCGTCGGCGGAGGAGGTGCTCGCGCCCCTGCTGCGGGCCGACGACGGCGGCGCGGGCCTGGTGGCGGCCTGCGTGCTCGGGGCAGTCGCGGCCGCCCGCCGTGACGACCACGCGAGAGCCGGCGGGCTGCTCGCGCGCGCCGTGGCGCTCGCCGTGGACGAGGGGATGGTCGCGCCGTTCGTGGAGGCCGGGGACGAGCTGTTGGGCCTGATGACCGCTCATCCCGAGCTGACGGACAGCCACCCCGAGTTCGTCGCGGCTCTCGACCGCAGTGCGGCGTCGAGGGGGACGCCGTCCGCTCGGATTCCGGGCCTGCGAGCCGCCGAGCGGCGGCGCGCGCCGCGGTTGCCGGTGCCCGGGCTGCCGGCCTCGCGCATGCCAGCCGCGCGACACGCACAGGCACGCGAGGCGGCGGGTGGTGGCACGGTGGGGCCGCCGGAACTGGAACCACCGCGCTCCGCGGCCGCCGGCTCCGTGCTGGAAGGGGCCACAGGGGCCACAGGGGTCGAAGGGGTCGCAGGTGCCGCGAACGGTGCGGGGCCGGGCTGGCCGCGCCAGGGAACCCGAGGCGTCACGGGCCGCAGCGGCCAGGCCGGCCGGGGCACTGCGATCGGCGGTGACGGCGAGGTCGGACGGGGCGGCGAGGCGGGGCATGTCGGTGAGACCGGCCAGTGGGGCCCGGCTGGCGTCGCGGGCCCCGTCGAGGTGGTGGTGCCCGCGCCGACCAGGCCGCTCGCGGACCCGGCCTCCCGGGGAGCCTCGGCGTACTGGAACGACGATCGCGTGTCGTCGCCTGCGGCGACAGCTGCCGCCGGCGGCCTGCGGAACCCGGCCGCCTTCCAGGGAGCCGCGGGGGTGCCCAACCGCGTCGGGTCGGTCCCCGTCGGTCCCGACACCGCGGACACCGATAACGGAGCTGGCGGGCCCGGCAGGGACCCTCGGCGGGCAGCGCGCGTAGGTTCCGTGGGTTCCGCTGATCTGCTCAGCGAGCGCGAGCTGGCGGTGCTGAGCTACCTGCCGACGATGCTCACCACGGCGGAGATCGCGGCGGAGATGTTCGTTTCGGTGAACACCGTCAAGACGCACCTCAAGAGCATCTACCGCAAGCTGGACGTCGCCCGGCGCAGGGACGCCGTCCACCGTGCCCGCGCCCTGCATCTGCTCTGA
- a CDS encoding DUF4193 family protein, which produces MARDFDARRSADVEEDELQEQSLETLKAQRAGAAADLGDDMDALEAELDLPDADVRDEELSLRVLPRQADEFTCTSCFLVQHRSQLADTRRTVCADCAA; this is translated from the coding sequence ATGGCTCGTGACTTCGACGCTCGGCGGAGCGCGGATGTCGAGGAGGATGAGCTCCAGGAACAGAGCCTGGAGACGTTGAAGGCCCAGCGCGCCGGCGCGGCCGCCGACCTCGGCGACGACATGGACGCGCTGGAGGCTGAGCTGGATCTTCCGGACGCCGACGTCCGAGACGAGGAGCTCTCGCTGCGCGTGCTCCCACGGCAGGCTGACGAGTTCACCTGCACCAGCTGCTTTCTCGTGCAGCACCGCAGCCAGCTTGCCGACACGCGACGGACGGTCTGCGCCGACTGCGCCGCCTGA
- a CDS encoding LuxR C-terminal-related transcriptional regulator, protein MDTSAGVARPTGVPAPHRAPATRHAPITATSAVGHPAARTRPGAVAAGLPARAPAVPARGPQVPRDLALGAAELRGVLRVVEDCERAASLPAFREAALDGMARHLGYRHSAFFLGSSPQATFQDARPTGRGLALRMAGPFLERYRSLEVFNDPESLRLMWERGLVTLDEIGVPDRPEVRLRLERFLRAHGIHAKLLIRLAGNSGVGAVVSLLDPRPGAFGPRDRAVGAVLARHLGNLLRFYIRVNPGPAVTAKLSARERDVVRLVAEGQSNRQVAEALCISIDTVKHHLTHALVATGCSNRTQLALAWQREMGSMPAPGLPRL, encoded by the coding sequence ATGGACACATCAGCGGGGGTTGCCCGGCCGACCGGCGTTCCCGCGCCGCACCGGGCGCCCGCCACCCGGCACGCGCCGATCACCGCGACGTCCGCGGTGGGCCACCCCGCGGCGCGGACTCGTCCCGGCGCGGTCGCGGCGGGGCTTCCCGCCCGGGCGCCGGCGGTCCCCGCCCGCGGCCCCCAGGTGCCGCGTGACCTGGCCCTGGGCGCGGCGGAGCTGCGCGGCGTGCTGCGTGTCGTCGAGGATTGCGAGCGTGCCGCCTCGCTCCCGGCGTTCCGTGAGGCCGCCCTGGACGGCATGGCCCGCCACCTCGGCTACCGCCACTCCGCCTTCTTCCTGGGCTCCTCCCCGCAGGCGACCTTCCAGGACGCCCGCCCGACCGGCCGTGGCCTCGCGCTGCGCATGGCAGGGCCGTTCCTGGAGCGCTACCGCAGCCTGGAGGTCTTCAACGACCCGGAGAGCCTGCGGCTCATGTGGGAGCGCGGGCTCGTCACCCTGGACGAGATCGGCGTGCCCGACCGTCCCGAGGTGCGGCTGCGGCTCGAGCGCTTCCTGCGCGCCCACGGCATCCACGCGAAGCTGCTGATCAGGCTCGCCGGTAACAGTGGCGTCGGCGCCGTGGTCTCGCTGCTCGACCCCCGCCCCGGCGCGTTCGGTCCGCGGGACCGGGCTGTCGGTGCGGTGCTGGCCCGCCACCTGGGCAACCTGCTGCGCTTCTACATCCGCGTGAACCCCGGCCCGGCCGTGACGGCGAAGCTGTCCGCGCGTGAGCGCGATGTCGTGCGCCTGGTCGCGGAGGGCCAGTCGAACCGGCAGGTCGCCGAGGCGCTCTGCATCAGCATCGACACCGTGAAGCACCACCTGACGCATGCGCTGGTGGCGACGGGCTGCTCGAACCGCACTCAGCTCGCCCTCGCCTGGCAGCGTGAGATGGGCTCGATGCCGGCTCCGGGGCTGCCCCGGTTGTAG
- a CDS encoding NUDIX domain-containing protein, whose amino-acid sequence MNPPRPARAQGHPGATPEPTLRARVFLTLGNRVVVANHRGQPWFFLLGEHVAPGEGVEQVLHRVLRRTAGFEVRALDFVGGMERHGTGRGTGHEIDVLFAGAVPRYAEFGSRVNEVDLVTVERSDLHRVEFRPAYVGDVISSWLADRVPRWYTDGGSTRPPTVATS is encoded by the coding sequence ATGAACCCGCCTCGCCCCGCCCGCGCCCAGGGCCACCCGGGGGCGACACCCGAACCGACGCTGCGTGCCCGGGTCTTCCTGACCCTCGGCAACCGCGTCGTCGTCGCGAACCACCGCGGCCAGCCGTGGTTCTTCCTCCTCGGTGAGCACGTCGCCCCGGGTGAGGGCGTCGAGCAGGTCCTGCACCGTGTGCTGCGGCGCACGGCCGGATTCGAGGTGCGCGCCCTGGACTTCGTCGGCGGCATGGAGCGCCACGGAACCGGTCGCGGGACCGGCCACGAGATCGATGTCCTCTTCGCGGGTGCCGTGCCCCGGTACGCGGAGTTCGGCAGCCGCGTCAACGAGGTCGACCTGGTCACCGTCGAGCGGTCCGATCTTCACCGGGTCGAGTTCCGTCCCGCGTACGTCGGCGACGTGATCAGCTCGTGGCTGGCCGACCGCGTACCGCGGTGGTACACCGACGGGGGGTCCACGCGGCCCCCGACCGTGGCCACTTCCTGA